GGCTGAAACTTAACGATGCTATTAGAAATATATGatcattaaaaatttcaattatatagaATAAATAATCCAATTGAACATATAGTTTATGCATGGAACTACCATATCTAAAAGCCTTTAACTATCTAAACTAAGTTTAGGCAATCTTCTTAATGAACGCATCATGGATCTTCAATCCTCCCTTCCACTTTGAACTCCAAACTTCATACAAACCAACGTGAATGGCCCTTTGGTTTTTGGGTATAGAAGCATCAATTGTGAGTTCTAAGGGTTCCTCAGGGATTGTTAGCTTTTGATTTTGAGGGTTTGTTTTGAAGAGAAATTTTGTTGGAGAAGAAGCGCCTTGACTTccctgttgaggattgttgggagatgAGTTTCACATCAACCTAATTAAGGAGtcgatcatgggtttataagtaaagagtACATCTCCGttggtatgaggcttttttaggaagcccaaaacaaagtcatgagagcttatgctcaaagtggataatattgtACCATTGTATAGAGTCGTGGTTCTTACCATTCTCAACCTTAGCCATTACATAGACATTAGTCCCATTACATGCCACACTAGAAGAATTTCTTGTCCTGCAGAAAGATTAGAAATTCAAATGGTTAAACTACCatcaaaatccaaagaaaaaattaatctagTTTATGACTTTCAAAACTTGgattagattttgaaattacTTATAGCACAACAAAGAAACTCAAATTTAGGAGTAAAAAAGTACGTCTTATGTTCAGAATTCGAATGACCTTGACATTTCCATCGTCTCCtacgacatggtcacgttacttctcagttttaaaagtgaaaactatccccacAGGCTATCACGGGTCTTTTGAACATATTTTGTCCTCATTCACAtgttttcaagaaaaattcataaaagaTCACTCAACATAGGATTACTTCAAGGAAAACGCActtaattttggagttcttatgattgagccatTTTATTggtatatataataattttcaattcttttaatcatttgtgagatcccacatcgattggagaggagaacaaaacattctttataagggcatgAAAACCTCCTTATAGTagaaatgttttgaaaactttgagagaaagcatgaaagggaaagtctaaagaggacaatatctgctagcggtggacttgggctgttacaaatggtattagagctagacaccaatCAGTGTGTCAGAGAGGAcactgagccctgaaggggggtggacaccgggtggtgtgccaccAAGGACGTtgagtcccaaagggggtggacactagATAGTGTGCCACCGAGGACGctgagtcccgaaggggggtggactccaagcagtgtgctagcgagaacgctgaGCCACATTGGTGGACATTGGGCTGTGTGTCAAGAAGGACGCTGCACCCTGGATgaaggtagattgtgagatcccacattgatttgagagagaaatgagtgtCAACGATGACGCTAGTTCCcaaaaggggatggattgtgagatcccacatcggttggagaggggaacaaaacattctttataagagtaaGGGAAggctcgaaagagaaagtccaaagacgacaatatttgttcacagtggacttgggctattacatcaTTTCTTAATCATTCTATTATCGGAATCTCTCTCACTCAGATTTGAtatcggttcattcatgtactcctcttttactcgagtgtcacatTTCATAaccttcattttcaaaaaccaaatggTTATCATACAtaccataattttttgtttatgtttttaaaactctcCACAAAAAATTGATAGAAACTTGAGTTTGATATGATAATAAGTTGAAAGAGCATACATTATTATCTCCGGCATGGGTAGAGCAATCTTGAAgatagaatgactaagaaaggTCGAAAacaattgaaagttactacctatactAACATAGTGCAACTTCTTTTTTTCGGTGACTCAATCATACAAACTCCAAGGCTAAGCATGTTTTgcttggagcaattctatgttggatgacctcttaattttttttccaaaaagtatgtgagtaagaacaaaacataatgAAAGAACTCGTATTAGTAGTTGAGGACACTCATCACTCTTAGAAGCAGGAAATAACGTGATTATGTTATAGAGATGCAAGGAAATGTCAGATACATCAGGTACCAAATctagtttctaaattttgattatgaGACGATaaataatgttcttttttaattgatttcgGGAATAAGAAATACTGACCAACATGTAGTCGACACATAAGCAAACATCACCTTGAAGACATATCTTTGCTTTGTCGGTCTACGTGGCAGattaacaatttaaatatattaagattatgcatgcatgcatggcATTGATGTCCCTTTCCTCCCACTCATTTTTCTATCTTATATTCCACTAagattttcttattctttctttttaatcccTGTTTTCTCTACAGCTGCAAATTGGTTCCAACTTGCTAACCAATGCATACAAACCCAATCAATGtcaatattctttaaaatatcattCCCCACCACGATGAAATTGTGAAGATTACTCGAACCTGTCGGCCAATGTTATAGACTTGTAGAATACATCAGTGTAGTGCGTGTGCGGCCCAAAACATCTAAGGGTATCACAAACCTGTTATTGCCTCAAACTTCTTTGGCCTAAGCGGTCGTAGTCCCTTTAAGAATCTGGCCGCAGAGGGGTTCCTTCGTATAGTTAGTTAGCAAGCTGAGGTCTCGTTTGTTAATGGAATTAACCAGAAAACTCGCTCCACCAACTAAGAACGGCATGCACCACCACCCATAGAATCAAGAAAGAGCTCTCAGTTTGTCAATCCTTACTATGTATGGACCTGGTAAGTTTTCCCCTGTTGAGTCAAATTAAGCCGCAGGCTTCACTTCTGGTGGTACCCTTCCGTCAATTCCTTTAAGTTTCAGCCTTGCGACCATACCCCCCCAGAACCCAAAGACTTTGATTTCTCATAAGGCGCCGACGGAGTCCTTAAAGCAACATCCGCCAATCCTTGGTCAGCATCGTTTATGGTTGAGACTAGGACGATATCTTATCGTCTTCGAGCCCCCAACTTTCATTCttgattaataaaaacatcCTTGGCAAATACTTTCGCAGTTATTCATTTATCATAAATCCAAGAATTTCACCTCTAACTATGAGATACAAATGCTCTCGACTCTCCCTGTTAATCATTACTCCAATCTCGAAAGCCATCAAAATACGATTGAAATCCTATGATGTTATCCCATGCTAATGTATACAGATCATAGGCTTGCTTTGAGAACTCTAATTTCCTCAAAGTAACAGCATCAAAGGCACGACTCGACCAATTAAGGCCAGGAGCACATTTACCGCTTAGAATAATTATTCGATTTCTAGAACGGGCTCAAATAAAGATTTCCATAATAAATTAGCGGCGTaagttaaaagtttaattttattatttatttataattatttcattttagaattgacaacttcaaatattattatatgtaatatagcatcttttttttttttttttgttcctatATATTAAATTCACCCACTTTATTGGTGCTTCAactttatgaattttaattttcattcccttaattcattataatttattttaaaaaaactattttataaatatatttccaatatatttttttaaataaaagatattacgattatttaattaatttagaggactaaatttaaaatttattgaaaatagcctaataaaatgaaataaaattcaaaataaagtgACTATACTATGAACTTATAGtattaatgttatattttttgttcgtacttgagaaagaaaatatattcgTGAACTGTGTAAAGAATCAcgatgttttaaaaaataaatcatcgtttaaaattattctaataaaattcacaaactGCCTATTTTAATTCTCGAAATTGTACTAAGAATTCgagaaactaaatttataagtCGATAAATTAAGGTATATTTTCGTGGGATTAATTGGTATTTTGAATCTATcatataaaaactaaaaatatagaagaaacaaaaaaaaatatatatgaacgttcttgaatatttaaaagtatttttaatttttttattttaaaaatattatctcgAGAGGGGTGCCTTTGAAAACGCGGGTACAGATGGTGCATGGTCGTGAatcgttcttctttttttaatatttattcccaaaagaaaaataataataataaataaataaaataagtcaTCCCAAATGGCTATAAAAAGCATCAATTCATCTCCACTCCCaccattattaaaaaaaaaatacagcaAACATGGTTGGAGCTTTGCATTCATcacctcacaccaatggagaccCAAATGCCATAGAAAAGATGGAGGTACTTACACAACCCTCTCACGTTAATACGGGAATCATATagtgacaatatcatatcattgtggagagccGGGATTtataacatggtatcagagtcatacccttAACTTAGTTATGCCTACAATAAGTATCGAATAAAGgatatactttgttcgaggacttcAGAAGAGTAGGGAGACTGCTATtatcaaagtggacagtatcataccattaACGATATCTTATCTTATTAACTCAATTTCCACAGAACCAGAAGACCTTAATTTATCCGAAAGGCTTCAACATCACATGGGGCAACGACAATCGCTATTGGCGCTTGCCTCCTCAATCTCGAACCCCGTAAGCCGCTCTCTTTATATCTCATTCTTCCCCACCTCTACATTTTTAACCTTGTTTCCATTACTCTACAGGATGAAGGACTCAGCTGCTGAGCTGCTGCAAGTGTCGTGGTTGGAGGTGACATGCTCGACGGACAATGTGGAGGTTGGAAAAAGCTACAAAGTTGGGTTCAATCTGTCCATGACGGCGGCGGCTTTTGGATGGAAAGGGTGTACTGTTTACATAATGGCCAAGATTGGGAAGGCTGGAATGTTC
This genomic interval from Cucurbita pepo subsp. pepo cultivar mu-cu-16 chromosome LG20, ASM280686v2, whole genome shotgun sequence contains the following:
- the LOC111782716 gene encoding protein PHLOEM PROTEIN 2-LIKE A9 — translated: MVGALHSSPHTNGDPNAIEKMENQKTLIYPKGFNITWGNDNRYWRLPPQSRTPMKDSAAELLQVSWLEVTCSTDNVEVGKSYKVGFNLSMTAAAFGWKGCTVYIMAKIGKAGMFVYKKVCLDTKETNFDMPEEGLVITVKPPTSSPGDNHLYFGMYEVWSGRWKGGLKIHHAFVEKVN